The DNA region TTTATTGTCGTAATATTTACTACTAAACATAATAAAATGGGTTTAATAATATTAGTTTTAATGTTTCTATAGCTAAATAAATTTATATACTAAGGAGATAATTTAAATGAGTGAAAAGTTAATTGGAATTTTAGCTGGAATGGGTCCAAGGTCAACAGCACCATTTATTGATTTAGTTATTGATCAATGTCAATCTCAATATGGAGCAAAATATGATGAGGAGTTTCCAAAAATGATGATATATTCCTTGCCTACTCCATTTTATATTGGCCGTCCAATAGATCATCAACTTATGAAAAAAACTATAATTGAAGGATTACAAAAGCTTGAGTCAATTGGTGTAAGTTTTATTGCAATGCCATGTAATTCAGCACATATATATTTTAAAGAATTGAGAGAATCAATTAATGTCAATTTATTAAATATTGTAGAAGAGACCATTAAAAAATTACCTATAGTTTCACAAAAGGTAACTCTATTTTCAACAAGTTCAACATTTGAATCTACAATTTATCAAAAAGGTATAATAGATGGTGGTCATGAATTTATTTTTAAAGATGAATGGCAAACAAAATTAAATAATCTTATTCAAAATATAAAAATAGATAAAGAGAATCAAGAGAATATTGATATTTGGAATGAACTTATCAATGATGTAAAAAATGAATCTATTGAAAATATAGTGATAGCTTGTACTGATTTAAATGTAGTCTTAGAAAAGACACATCCTTCAATCAATATTATTGATTCATCAAAATGTTTAGCTGAATCAGTTGTTAATAAATATTTAGAATTAGTCAAATAAAGTTAGTTCATTATATTCTTATTAAACGAACTAAATATCATAAATCCCTAAAGATTGAATACATTCCAAATATCTGCCAATAATCTACCTACAATGATTTTTCTCAATCGTTGAACCTTATATATAATATAAAAAAATAAATATACATTATTTAGTATTTTGTATTTATTATTGAAAATATAGTAAATTTATTTTTATAAATATTAATATTGACTTTTATTATATAAATGGTATAATTACGTTAAAGAATTCATAATATAAGTACAGTACAAGGTGAATGAACTTGAGGAATTACTTCTTATTTAAGAAGAATGAACTCAAGGGATTACACCTTTTATTTTTAAGAACCATATTTAAGATAATCATAAGCTGCTGCTAATTTTTTCACAGTGGACTTAGACTTTTTCATATAATTTTCATCCCTATAAATTTTTTTAAGATAGTCCTCTAATTCCTCTATAGATATATATTCTATATTAACCAAAACATTCGATAACTGCTTAGGTATATGTGTTGGATAAGACTTTTCAATTTCTTTAATAGAATAATATTTTTTATGTTTATCAGCATAATTCTTATCATTAGTTGTTATTGTTACATCACTTATCGAATTGATAATATGCCACTCTTTAGGTAAACTATCTATACTAATATTTAAGCCTTTTACATATTTATGAACTGGAAGATATGTTTTCCCAGCGATGCTCCTTATATTTTTAAAGGTTTTATCAAGTAATTTTTTATTCATTAAATAAGGTTTGTTATTAAAAATAATATCTTCAATAATACACATAATATCATAAGAATCAAAACCCATTTCTGATATAACTTCTAAGTTTCCAAAGTAAATTCCTACTTGATCATCTTTTATGTTGGGATTATTTACATTTCCAACTAATATATTATTAGTTTGGTGTTAGAATAAAAATAGTACAAGAGAAATTGAGAAAGTTCCTAATAAGTTTTAGAATAAATATAAGAGATGGGGGAACTTAATCATGAAAAAACAACATGACAAGCAGTTCAAAGAAGATGCTGTAAAATATTACATGGATCATAAAGAACTTGGAGTAAGAGGTTGTGCTCAAAACCTTGATATAGGTGGTAGCACTTTGTCAAAGTGGATTAGAGATTCTAAAAGCGAAAATGGTATTCAAGTTCGAGGTTCAGGTAATTATGCCAGTGATGAACAAAAGGAAATTGCACGATTAAAGCGTGAACTTCGTGATACAAAGGATGCTCTTGATGTATTAAAAAAAGCCATAAGCATTCTGGGAAAGTGACAGAAGCAATATATCTTGAAGTCCAAGATAAATGTGAAGACCTCAAGTGGAAACGCCAAGTTTCTGTCAACGGAATGCTTCGTATATTAGGCGTTTCACGTTCAGGGTATAATTCATGGCTGCATCGCCTACCTTCAAATCAACAAAAGAGAAAAGAAATTGTAAAG from Clostridium pasteurianum BC1 includes:
- a CDS encoding transposase codes for the protein MKKQHDKQFKEDAVKYYMDHKELGVRGCAQNLDIGGSTLSKWIRDSKSENGIQVRGSGNYASDEQKEIARLKRELRDTKDALDVLKKAISILGK
- a CDS encoding aspartate/glutamate racemase family protein; translation: MSEKLIGILAGMGPRSTAPFIDLVIDQCQSQYGAKYDEEFPKMMIYSLPTPFYIGRPIDHQLMKKTIIEGLQKLESIGVSFIAMPCNSAHIYFKELRESINVNLLNIVEETIKKLPIVSQKVTLFSTSSTFESTIYQKGIIDGGHEFIFKDEWQTKLNNLIQNIKIDKENQENIDIWNELINDVKNESIENIVIACTDLNVVLEKTHPSINIIDSSKCLAESVVNKYLELVK